Genomic DNA from Candidozyma auris chromosome 1, complete sequence:
TGAAGCCTGTTGGACCTGCGAAGAGGTGACTTCCTTGGCAGGCACTGGACTAGCTGAAGATTTAGGAACATCGTCACCAATCAAATTTGGAGGTTCGTGGACAGGGGACAGTTTAGGTTGCtgttgagaaagaagcgACTGACCAAAAGAGGAGGTAGGCTTAAATGACGAAGTCAATTGCTTGCGAACCTTTGGCAATTCTGTGCCTGTCAAGTCACTGGAGCTAGCACGCTGCTCCAATGCCGGCTTGGCAGTCTGAGGAGGTGGAGATTGAGAGCCAAATACGTCAGCCAACTCGTCCAAAGATGACTTAGCTTTCGAAGTTTGTGCAGCAGGAGCTTTCTCTGCGTAAGGGGCGGCAGCCGCTTGGTGAGCCTGTGTTTGCTGCTGAGGTTGAGACTGGGAGACCTGTTGGGTTCCGCCGGATAAGGACTGAATCAAAGTCTGGGGTACAACGTTAGGCAAAGCGAGGCCAGATCTCTTCCGATTCACTAAGAACAACGCGATGGAGAACTCAAGCTTAGTGAATATGCCAGTATTCTGAATATCTGCCAAGTCCCAAATCGTCGCAAGATCCTGCTGACCCAACCTGGAGGTCATGAGGAAATTGGCCACCTGATCCGGAGACAATTTTCCCGTCCTCTGGGTGTCCAAATTGTCAAACATCGCGTCGAACATTTGCTTTTGCTGAGGCGATACAGCCCATTCGTTGCCGGAACTTGCTGGGGGATGTCTGACTGTTGACAGTTGGGAGCTCACAGAAGCTTGTGAGACCTGACGTGTGCCTTGGTTCTCGGCCAGTTTGGCGACATCTACGGATTGCCACACGGTCTCTGGCAAAAATGGAGGCAAGGTTTTGATGGAGCCGCTGAGCAAGCCGTGGATCAAGTGCATGGCTATGACGAAAGCATGCAAGTCCAAAGATCCCTTGTTGTGAACATCTACAAGAGCCCAAATCTGACCCAAAGTTGCAGTAGGCAATTTAgctttcatcaagatgTCCTTTGCGGCGTTGCCATTCAAGGGCACCAGTTCTGAGCCGGTGGTTTTCACAAACATCTGCTTAAAACGCTCGTAGTCTTCTGGAGACACGGGTCCAATCGGGTCCAGAGGCTGCAACTGCTGAGTAGCAGTATTTTGCGGAATCAACGAGCTGGGCTGTGTTTGAAGAAACGAGCTGCTCGTCAGCTGTGGCGCCAAGTGAGAGGGGCCAGGGGACCCTGGGTTTGGGTTAGCAAATTTTGGTAAAGGTCCCGGTTGTTCAGCAAGCGCCGCCGTAGGAAAGTGGCCCGCTTGTGTGTACCCAATCAAACGCATAGCGTAGCAAAAGCCAAATTGCGTCAAAAAACCAACATTGTTGTGGTCTGCAAGCTGCCAGATTTCACCTAAAATGTTTGGAGGCAATCCAGTCTTCTCGAACGTCGCTCTTGCCTTCTCCCCAGTGACAATACCACTGCCCTCTGGGTCCAAAGACTTGAACAACTGCGAGTagagtttcttttcctcctgAGTAAGCCCGACCTTGAACGATGGTTCTGTTGTTAGTACATTGAATTAAGCATTGGATGCTGCGGTTACATACGGGAAACGCTCATGTCTTAAGAAGTTGTGGCCGTAACCGAGATAGGAGCTACGTTATAACCCGCGCACCGGTACCTCAACATGTTCTGGGAGAAGTGGATATAGCAATGTTTAGAATGATGATGGTTAGAGGAGTCATATACATAGAGAAAATATTCAGCGCTCAGCTAAACATGTGGAAAATATAGGAATTGCATTGTTGATGACActtggacttcttgaggGCAATGAGCTTTATCCGCAAGCCTATAGAAATTGGTTTCGACTGAAGAGATAGTAGGCCTTCTAAACTTAGTATTTAGGCGAATTATGTTCTGTGCCTCCAATACCTCTCACAACTGAGCTGTTTATAAAATTTTAATATTTGGGGTCTTCAAGTGCCTCCAATTTAGTGCAACCAgagatggctgcaaatggatACCttgctgcgaaaaagcCTAACCGAGGAAGCCGAAATTACCAAGGTTGTGTGGAGTGAAAGGCTATTGACGATCAATTGACAATTTATTGACATTCTTTAGATAGTCTGGATATATTTTTAAAAATGATTCTAGTTTTATGGGTCATTTGGTGTCCTTTGTTCTCCTTGTAGTGACGCACTAACCTATCACCATTACTGTAAATGCATTGCTTTGATCTATTACATCGTTTCACACATGATGCACGGCACTTCCAGTTACTGAATTCTACGGTCTTGAATCTGAATAGCTGTTGTTGAACCACAGTTGGGCTTATTCTGAGTtaattttctttttatgAAAGTCAGGCTCAGAAGAAATGGGCGAATTTTCTCATAATTAAGCGTTTCGCAACCGTTGACAAAATTTGGCAATACGCATTGACGACGTCTAAGTGTTTGAAAGGGTACTGGATGCTGCTCATTACAAGAAGGAAGTAGATTTGATCAGATTTAAAATCCGTGGTGTTTGACGTCACCCTTACAGTGTGCTAGCCAGATTTGTCTGTGACCGTAGCGAATAAAAACTGGTCCATTTGAATAAAGGATACCTAGATTCCAATTGCAGCAGTTCACTCTCgatttccaaaagagtAGTGATGTCTTTCAAATTCGCAATGAGTATTGCTCTAATTGGAAAAGGATGCTTCGTCTTTTTGCAGTATTGGTGATTTGGGGGTGACAATGTCGTGCTTCCCTCAGTGAGGCTCATGTCCGTCAATCGACCATATAAAACTGTAGGCATTTATTTGTACTTCCATAGCGTTGATGCTAAAGAGTTGTAGTCTTGGTGCTATGAAATGATTACAAAAtgaatgaagaaggtgtaggttgagcttgtcaattAGTGGTGTCAGTGACgactttttcgcaaccgTTTTTCAGTCAAACCTGAAACCTCGTTATGGAAAATtacaaaaagcttcaaagaagttgaagtgaATATCATGGAGTTAGTGCTATTAAAGGGTCTCTCCCATactcaaaacaaaaaatttcaaaatcttgatttCAATATCCATGGAATTGTACTGTTTCGTCTGCAATACAATGTTCATTTGCACAAATTCTTCGAGAGGCGAATCTCCATGATATAGTCTTACTGAACTCAGAACTAGTTCAGCTGCTTCAATACTTGGAGTAGCTTAACACCTGTTTCATCAAAGTCGAATCACAGCTACCTCTACCttgtttgcagccagcaCCCGTGCACCAGGATCCTAACAAGAAGGTCTCATCGCAGGAAAAATCTCATAAAAAAACCAGTAATTGAAACccatcttcaaagatgAACAGAGGTAGAGGCGGCTTCAGAAATCAGCGTGGCGGCCGTGGTGGCTTCTCCCAACCTCAGGGTCCTCCAGAGTCTGTGTTGGAAATGGGTTCTTTTTTGCACACATGTGAGGGTGACATTGTGTGTCGCTCCATAAATACTAAGATTCCATACTTCAATGCTCCTATATATTTGGAAAACAAAACCCAGATTGGTAAAGTCGACGAGATTTTGGGCCCATTGAACGAGGTGTTCTTTACAATCAAACCTTCCGAGGGTGTCCAGGCCAAGTCCTTCAAAGACGGTGACAAATTCTACATTTCCCCAGATaagcttcttcctttgGAAAGATTCTTGCCCAAACCAAAGGAGGTCGGTCCCAAGCCTAAAAAGAGAAGTGCTCCTGGTGGTGCTGGGGGTCGTGGTGGCCGTGGTGGCCGTGGTGGCGCACGTGGAGGTTTCGGTGCCCGTGgaggcagaggaggcaGTTTTGGTGCCCGTGGAGGTTCCAGAGGCGGTTTCGGTGGGGGTCGTGGCGGCGCCAGAGGTGGACGTGGTGGCCGTGGTggttttggtggtggagaCCGTGGCCGTGGTCGCTACTAGACTTTTGCAAAGTTGTCGTATTTCAGCCACTCACTCATTATTTGCATCTTGCTAAACTTACATCTGTATTTTAATTACATACGCTTACGTGGGACGTTCTCTGATGTTTCTTTGTAAATGATGATCTATAGTGATATGCTTCGAAttgttctctttctgcGCCCCTTGTTGGCAACTGGGCTTAAGCTTTCCTCCTCGACTGAAGTAGGTGGAGGATCTATTAGGCCACAACTTTCGAGGATGGCATAGCGAATGTCGCTCATGCCTGCTTTTTTAGTAAGAAACTTGTTCAGCTGCGAGTTGCTGAAGAATAGTCGTGGAATGGTTGCAAGGTCCCGCAACCTTGCCCTAGCGACGATATTCTCGAAATAAGTGATTACTCGAGTGTTACCTTCCTTGACCATTTCATATCCCTTTAGACGGCCCTCAACAtcattttttgaagactttACTTGAAATTTGGGAAACTGGCTTAGGACGATATCGTCaactttggtgaagatgatttCAAACGGAGTTCCTTCGTCAACAAGAACGTCTATAAGCATTGagtcctcttcttgaaagccAATTTTACTGTcaaccaaaagaaacactCGCCGAAGAAGATTTCTGTTTCTTATGTAGTCAAGCACCACTTCTCCCTGCTTTTCTTCGCCATACATACCATAGCCAGGGCTATCTATTAGGCGAAGCTTGCCACCTATGTTGAAGCTATTTAAGCACTT
This window encodes:
- the GAR1 gene encoding H/ACA snoRNP pseudouridylase subunit; the protein is MNRGRGGFRNQRGGRGGFSQPQGPPESVLEMGSFLHTCEGDIVCRSINTKIPYFNAPIYLENKTQIGKVDEILGPLNEVFFTIKPSEGVQAKSFKDGDKFYISPDKLLPLERFLPKPKEVGPKPKKRSAPGGAGGRGGRGGRGGARGGFGARGGRGGSFGARGGSRGGFGGGRGGARGGRGGRGGFGGGDRGRGRY